CGTACCGGCCGGGACGGACCCGCTGTCCGAGGCCGCCGCCGACCACCTGGCCGCCCATGTCCGCTATCTGAACGGCCAGTTGGACACCACGGAGCAGCTCACCGGCCTGTTGGCGGCCGGCACGGTCGACGGGCGCGTGGACGAGTCACTCGCCGCCGCCGTCCACGCCATCACGGAGCACAGCATCGCGCTGGGAGAAGCGCACACCCGCGCGGGCGAGGTCGTCACCCGGCTGCTGAGCCTGCCTTCCGACGGTCGGGAGACGCGGCACTCCACGGCCCCGCAGGCACCTGGCGGGACGACGGGCCGGCCGCCCGAGGCGGCCGCTCCCACGGACCGGACCACCGCGCTCGTTCCCCGCCCGGCGGGCGAACCACCGCTGCACCCCCGCACCACCGCCGACACCCCACGACCCCCGGCGCCCCGTACCTCCGCGCTGGCGGAACTCATGGCCGGCCAGAACGGGCCGGGGCGGCCGGCACGGCCGACGATGAACGCCTCGGACGTGGACCTGGAGGAGATGGAACAGGTCTTCCACCAGGTGGTCGCCGAGAAGACCGGCTATGACGTCGACATGATCGAGCCGGACCTCTTCATCCAGGAAGACCTCGGTATCGACTCGCTCAAACAAGTGGAGATCGCGGCGGAGGTCTGGCGCCGCTATCCCGTGATCACACGGGACGAACTCTTCCGGTTCACCGAGGCCCGCACCGTCGGCGAACTCACCGACATGCTCCGCAACATCCTCGACGGCTCGCGCCCCGAACTCCGGCGGGCCGACGTCATGCCCCTCGACCGGGCCCACGTGACGTTGCGGGAACTGCCCGCCGTCGATGTCCGTACCGATGCCTACGCCGACACGCCGTGCGCCCTGCTGCTGGACGACGGCGGCGAGCTGTGCGCGGCGCTGGCCGAAGCCCTGCGGACCCGGGGCTGGCGCACATGCCGTCTGATGCTCCCCGGCGCCGACGGCGCCCCGGGCGAGACCTGGGCCCTCGAGGACTGGACCGAGCCGGCGCTGGCCGGCCGGCTCGCCGACATCCTGACGGCCACCGCGCGGATCGACCTGTGCGCCCTGCCCGTCGACCGGCACCCCGGTATGACGGCGGATCAGCTCGTCACCCGGCTGCAACACGCCGTCCTGGTGGCCAAACACACCTTCCCCGTACTGGAGGAGACCGCCCGCGACGGCACGCGCGCCGCGTTCGTCACCGCCACCCGGCTCGACGGCGCCCTCGGCTACGCGGGTTCCGGCGCGGATCCGGTGGCGGCCTTCGCCGGTGGCCTCGGCGGCCTCGTCAAGACGCTCGCACTGGAATCGGCTCCCCTGTTCTGCCGTGCCCTGGACTTCGCCCCCGAGCTGTCCCCGGACACCGTCGGTGATGCCTTCGCGGCGGAGATCGCGGACTGTGCCACCGACGTCCGGGAGGTGGGCGTGGACGGCACAGGGCGCCGCACGCCCGTCCTCTCCGCGACCCCGCGACCGCTGCTGCCGCACCCGTCGCAGACACCGGGGCCGGGCCCCGCGGACGTCCTGCTGGTCACCGGCGGCGCCTCCGGCATCACCGCCTGGTGCGTCGAAGCCCTCGCCGCCGAACTCCCCTGCTCCTACCTGCTGCTCGGCCGGACGCCGCTCACAGCGGAACCGGAGTGGGCGGCGGGCCTGGAGGGAGCAGAGGCGCTCCGCGGCGCGGTCGTGGAGCGGCTGCGCGCCGCCGGAGACGACGCCGACGACCCGCGGCACCGCGCCCGCACCGACCGGCAGGTCCAGGAGATCCTGGCCGGCCGCAGGATCCGGTCCGTGCTCGACGCGCTGCGGGCGCGGGGCGCCGAAGCCGACTACCTGGCGGCGGACGTCCGCGACGCCGACGCGCTGTCGAGGGTGCTGGCTCCGCACGCCCCCCGCATCACCGGCGTGATCCACGCCGCGGGATCCCTCGGCGACTCGCCCCTGGCGGACAAGACACTCGACTCCGTCGCCCGGGTGATCGGCACCAAACTGTCCGGCCTGCACCAAGTGCTCGACGCCCTCGACGCCTCCATGCTCCGTCACCTCGTGGTCTTCTCCTCCGTGTCGGGCATCTGGGGCAACGTCCGGCAGTCGGACTACGCGCTGGCCAACGAAGCCGTCAACCGCTATGCCTGCGCCTTCAAGGCAGCCCATCCCACCTGCAGGGTCACGGCCATCGCGTGGGGCCCGTGGGAAGGCGGCATGGCCGCCCCCGTCCAGGAGATCTTCCGCCGGCAGGGCGTCCCGGTGCTGGCGCGCGACGTCGGATGCGATTACTTCCTCGGCCAGCTGCGTCCCGGCAGCGATGCGGACGAAGTCGTCGTCATCGGGCCGGTCACCCCGCTGTTCCGCCGCTCCGACAGCCTGCCCGGCCGAGGGCTGACGGCACTGCGCTCCCTGGGCGGGCTGGAGCGCGAGCCCATGCTGCGCGACCACCGCTGGGCGGGCGCGCCGCTGATGCCCATGACCGCCGCCGTCGGGTGGGGGCTGCACACGGTGGAGAGCGCCCGGGCGGGGGCCCGGCCGGTGGTCGCATGCACGGGATTCCGCATCCGCCGGGGCCTGTACTTCGACGGCTCGCAGCCGGAGCAGGCCGTGGTCCGCGTGGTGCCCGACCCGGAAGAGGCGGCAACCGACGCCCGGGTGACGGTACACACCGTCGGCGACGACCAGGAAGCACAAGCGCGGTACGAAGGCGGTTTCCGGTGCACCGACCGTGCCCCCGACGCGCCGCGCCTCGAACTGCCGCCCTATGTGATCTCGGACGAGCCGCACCCCGCCTACGCCGAAGGATTCCTCTTCCACGGCCCCACGCTGCGCGGCCTGCGCAACGTCCTGGCCGAGGAGGACGGCAGGCTCGTCCTGGCCGCGCGGCTGCCGGATCACCCCCTTGCCCACGGCGCGTACGCCGGAGCGCTCTACAGCCCCGGCCCGGCCGATCTGCTGCTCCAGACCGCGGCCCTGCTCGGGCGCCGGCACCACGAGGACGGTTGCGCACCGGTCAGCGTCGAGCGCGTGGAGCTGTTCACGCCGCTCCCGGACGACGAGCCGTTCGCCATCGTCGCCGAACTGGAGTCGGCGACCGTGCTCGACGTGCGCTGCACGGTCACCGCCTGTACCCCGGAGGGGCTCGTCCACCAGCGGTGGTCCGGGCTGACGCTCGTCGGGCTCAGCAAGGAACAGATGGTGGACCGGATGACCGCACCCGGCCGCCGGGCGTCCGCGGGGGGCCGGGCATGACGGGATCCGGAACGACGGACGCGCTCGGCTTCGAGGGTGTTCCGCTCGCCGAGCTGTACGGCGGGTCCGACGCGGTTCCACCGGGCGGTAGCGGCACGGCCACGCCGACGGAGCCGGCCCTGCGCATGGCGCGGCACGTGCAGCGCGCCCACGCCGCCGTGCTCGAAGCGCACCGGGCGATCAGCGCCCGCCAGGCCCTCCTCGCCGGGACCGGTGCGTCCCCGGGGCCGCGGGACGACCCTGGCGCGTGGGCGCGGCTGGGCGGCGCGTTCGTGGTCCTACGGGCAGGAGCGGCCCGGCTGCCGGACGCCGCCGCGCCCGGCGTGTACGAGGTGACCTGGCGGGGGCAGGTGCCGGCGGAACCCACCGGACTCCATGCCCGTCTCGCCGGACCCGGCGCCACCGATCCCTGTTGTCTCGTCCACGACGGTGACCGGCGGCTCGTCGCCTCGATCGTGCGGAGCGCGCCGGGCCGGTCGCAGCCAGAACTGACGCAGCGTCATATCTCCGCTGTCCCGGCGGAGTTCCGGCCCCTCGCGCTCTCCGCCGTTCACCGGCTGTCAGCGGCTGGGCTCGACGCGCTCGCCGCCGGGGACATCGCCGGTGTCTTCGGCGATGCCTTCGACCAAGGCGGCCTGGAGCCGGAAGACCTGCCCGAACCATGGCCCGCCCGCCTGCTGGAGGACATCACCATCGAGCCGGGCGGCGGCCCGTACGGCCACGGGCTGCTCGTCGCGACCGCCCGTACCGAGGCCGGCCGCGACACCGCACCGGTGTGGCCGTGGCTGGTCGCGGCGGCCACCGAGGTGCTGCGGGTGTACGTCTTCCACCAGGGCGTGCATCTGTGCCTGCCCGGGGCGCGGGTACGTCCCGTGGCCGACCGCCCCACGCGGATCGAGGTGCTCGACCCCGCGGCGTTGCGTGCGGGCGCCCTGCGGTTCACGGTGGAGGTGACCGGGATCGGTCTGGCGCCCCGCCCGTACGCGACCGCCGACTGCGAGGTCACCGCGGCCGGGCGGACGGTGGCCCGGCTACGGGACATCGGCGTGACCGTCCGGGAGCGGCCCGGCGCGGACGTCCTGCCCCACCCCGAGCGGACCGGCTGCCGGAGAGCGGCGTCGGGCAGCCGGGCGGTCGTCAACGAACTGCACCTCGCGCATGCCGCCGAAGGCGATCCGGCGGAGGTGTTCGCCGCCTTCGGCGCACGGCCCACCGCGACCTCGACCCGGCCCCGGCTGCCGCGTGGCGGTCTGCGGATGGTGGACCGTTGCCCGCGCGCCGAGATCGGTCCGGCGCCGGACCGGACCGGCGGCCGGCTGACCGCCGAGTACGACGTCCCGGCCGACCCCTGGTACTGCCGGGAGAGCGGTGACACCGCGATGCCGCCGTTCGCCCTGATGGAGATGGCGCTTCAGCCGCTGGGGCTGCTAGGCGGGCTGTCCGGCATGACGTGGGAGTACCCCGAGCAGGACTTCGTGTGCCGCAATCTCGAGGGCCGGGCCACGTTGCTCCGCGAGGCGGACCCCCGGGCGGCGACCGTAGGCCAAAAGGCCGTCCTGCGCTCGTCCGTGCCCCTCCCGGGGGCGGTGATCCAGCGCTCCGACTTCGAGCTGAGCATCGACGGCGAGGCGTTCCACGTCGGGGAGGCGACGCACGGCTACTTCACCGCCGAGGTGCTGGGCACCCAACAGGGCCTGGACGGCGGCGCGTACGTCGCACCGTGGCTGGAGCGCCGGTCCGCGAGTCCGGTCGGGGCGCGACGGCTGGACCCGCGTGCGGACGCCCGCCCGGGCAGCGGCCGGCTGGCCCTGCTCGACGACGTGGTCGTGGTGCCGGGAGGCGGTGACCACGGCGCCGGATACGTATGGTGCGACAGACCGGTGCGCGACGACGACTGGTTCTTCGACCAGCACTTCGCCCACGACCCGGTGCTGCCCGGATCCATTGGGGTGCAGATGCTCTTCCAGGCCGTACAGGCCTGCGCCGTGCACACCGGACTCGTCGACCATCTGCCGAGCCCGCGGTTCACGCTCGCGGTCGGCGAGGAACTGCGATGGTCCTACCGGGGTCAGATCCTGCGCCACCACCGGCGGGTGCGCGGCGAGGCACACCTCCGCGAGGTACGGCGGGAGCACGACCGGCTGCTCGTACGCGCCGACGGCAGCGTATGGCGCGACGACCTGCGGATCTATCAGGTGGACAACATCGCCCTGACCGTCCGGTCCGGGGCGGGGCGGGAGGCCGCGCGATGACCGTGCACCACGACGCGGACGGCGTGTACGCGGTCCTCTCCGCACTGGACCTGCCCTGCTACGTCGTCGCCGTCGGCGGGCGCGTGGGGGCCACCCACGACCGTCCCGGGCCGGGCTCCGCCACCAGCTTGCTCGCCGCGGCCGGCCCGCTGCCGCCCCACCGCCTCGGCTCGGCCGCCTTCGCGCGCCACCACGGTGTGCGCTCCGCCTACATGGCGGGCGCCATGGCCGGCGGCATCTCCGGCGAGGACCTCGTCGTCGCGCTGTCCCGCGCCGGTCACCTCGCCTCCTTCGGCGCCGCCGGTCTGCCCGAGGCCCGACTCGGCGCGGCGCTCGGACATCTCCAGGAGCGGCTCGGTGCCGCGCCGTACGCCTGCAATCTGATCCACAGCCCCATGGCGCCGGAGGCCGAACGGACCTGCGTGGACCTCTGCCTGCGTCACCGTGTGCGCTGTGTGGAGGCGTCCGCCTTCGTCCAGCTCACCCCGCCCCTGGTGCGCTACCGCGTCACGGGCCTGCGCGCCGGCCCCGACGGCGGCGTGCGCGCCGGACACCGGGTCATCGCCAAGATCTCCCGCCCCGAGACCGCGGAGCTGTTCCTGCGTCCGGCACCCGACGCGCTCGTCGCCGAGCTGCTGGCCCGCGACGAGATCACCGCCGAACAGGCAACGCTCGCGCGTGCGGTGCCGATGGCCGACGACATCACCGTGGAGGCCGACTCCGGGGGCCACACCGACCGCCGGCCGCTGACCGTCCTGCTCCCGGCCGTCGCGCGGCTGCGCGACCGGCTCGGCCGTCCGCACCCCGGTGGTGAACCGGTGCGCCTCGGCGCGGCCGGAGGCATCGGCACGCCCCGCGCCGTCGCCGCCGCGCTCGCCCTCGGCGCGGACTACGTCGTCACCGGCTCGGTCAACCAGGCCAGTGTCGAAGCCGGGACCTCGCCGGCCGTCAAACGGCTGCTGGCCGAAGCGGGCCTGGCCGACTGCGTCATGGCGCCGGCCGCTGACATGTTCGAGCAGGGCGTCACCGTGCAGGTCCTCGGCCGGGGCACACGCTTTCCGAGCCACGCCGGGCGGCTGTACCGGCTGTACCGCGACCACCCCGGTCTGGAGGCCCTGCCCGCCGTCGAAGGGCGCCGTCTGGAGCGGACTTTCAAGATGCCCGTGGACGCGGTGTGGCAGGAGACCGCCGAGTACCTGAAGGCCCATCATCCCGATCGGCTCGCCCGGGCACGGCAGGACCCCAAGCACCGGATGGCCCTGGTCTTCCGCTGGTACCTGGCCATGGCCTCACGATGGGCGATCGCAGGGGTGGACGACCGTGCCGAGGACTGGCAGATCTGGTGCGGCCCGGCGATGGGCGCGTTCAACGACTGGACCGCGGGCAGCGCACTGGCCGCCCCCGAGCACCGGCACGTCACCGTCGTCGCCGACCACCTGCTGCGCGGCGCCGCCTATCACCGCCGACTGGACCAACTGCGCGCCGCGGGCGTACGGATCCCCGGCGGGTGCGCGGAATACCGTCTGCCCCCGGTGCCGGTACCGCGGGCGGCCGGGGCGCGTGGCACCGCGCCGCGCGCCCGTCGCTGACACGCCCCCGTTCGCGGTCAGCCGATGGTGAGGCGGCCACGTCCCTCGACCCGGCCGAGCCCCCGCGTGAGACATCCCCTGACGTCGCTGGTGGGGACCGCCGTGCCGGAGTACGAACGGCCCGCCATGAGTCCGGAGGTCACCCTGCCGCTGAGGAAGGAGTCGAGAGGGGTGTAGCCCTGCCGGCCCCCGGAGGCGGGCCGCACGGCGGACCGTCCGACGACGCCGCCGGTGCGGTTCGCCCCCGCGTACCAGGTGATGGTGCCGCTGCCCTTGACGCCCGTCGCCCCGGAGCAGTTCGCGAGACCGCTGCCGCTCAGCACGAGCCGTCCGGACCTGATCCGTGACCGTCCGCCGCCGGAGGC
The window above is part of the Streptomyces syringium genome. Proteins encoded here:
- a CDS encoding type I polyketide synthase; translated protein: MPADDVDRRLAHDPIAIVGLAGMFPEAGDLGEFWDNIVAGRDCTTDVPPAWWNTEDHYDPDLFAPDKTYARRGGFLTPTVFDPRAFGMPPNTVDSTGLVQLLSLMVAKEVLRDAGCERAEWYDPARTGVVLGVCGTNSTLIPLAARLLAPAITEAAVRGGAPEAEARRLARAYLDTLPPWTEDSFPGILGNVVSGRVANRFDLGAANHTVDAACASSLTAVRAAADELVSRRADLMITGGCDADNSVVSFMCFSKTPALSLTGRVRPFDAEADGTLIGEGIGMLALKRLADAERDGDRVYAVLRGLGSSSDGRAKSIYAPCGEGQLTALRRAYHDADCAPRSVGLIEAHGTGTPAGDEVELTALGELLATPDDSRYVAVGSVKSQIGHTKAAAGAAGLIKAALALHHKLLPPTINVTSPSAPAAREDGALYINTTARPWVLDAARPVRRAGVSAFGFGGVNYHAVLEEHRPRQAEPERRVLHRTPGARLWHAPTSQDLLVLLESGGAPDDGPVPAGHARVGYVAKDEAHHAELLTATIDQLRNNLGHDEWHHVRGIHYRRTALPPGTKVGALFAGQGSQYVDMGLRALLDVPPVRAAFDAAGALFPPGDPLARTVFPPPGARDKQRADERLRRTAYAQPAIAALSMGQYRFLAELGFAPHAVLGHSFGELTALWAAGTLDDHAFLTLARARGQAMQSPPPGSTDPGAMAALRVPEARLRQLLAEHPELVVCGRNAPDEMVVGGPSAAVEEFVRWCAGRSVPVQRLPVAAAFHTEFVEHALDAFGAACAGVDFAAPALPVYADTAGATYGADPEANRRTLVEQLRHPVDFAARLEEMHADGVRVFVEFGPGRTLTGLVERTLGERGAQAVPCDIAGTDSSAALKEAALRLAVLGLPLAGINRYDAPERPQRPTASNVARLLEGPNFALKARQGAYEDEPRLPERPWAPQPPVPAGTDPLSEAAADHLAAHVRYLNGQLDTTEQLTGLLAAGTVDGRVDESLAAAVHAITEHSIALGEAHTRAGEVVTRLLSLPSDGRETRHSTAPQAPGGTTGRPPEAAAPTDRTTALVPRPAGEPPLHPRTTADTPRPPAPRTSALAELMAGQNGPGRPARPTMNASDVDLEEMEQVFHQVVAEKTGYDVDMIEPDLFIQEDLGIDSLKQVEIAAEVWRRYPVITRDELFRFTEARTVGELTDMLRNILDGSRPELRRADVMPLDRAHVTLRELPAVDVRTDAYADTPCALLLDDGGELCAALAEALRTRGWRTCRLMLPGADGAPGETWALEDWTEPALAGRLADILTATARIDLCALPVDRHPGMTADQLVTRLQHAVLVAKHTFPVLEETARDGTRAAFVTATRLDGALGYAGSGADPVAAFAGGLGGLVKTLALESAPLFCRALDFAPELSPDTVGDAFAAEIADCATDVREVGVDGTGRRTPVLSATPRPLLPHPSQTPGPGPADVLLVTGGASGITAWCVEALAAELPCSYLLLGRTPLTAEPEWAAGLEGAEALRGAVVERLRAAGDDADDPRHRARTDRQVQEILAGRRIRSVLDALRARGAEADYLAADVRDADALSRVLAPHAPRITGVIHAAGSLGDSPLADKTLDSVARVIGTKLSGLHQVLDALDASMLRHLVVFSSVSGIWGNVRQSDYALANEAVNRYACAFKAAHPTCRVTAIAWGPWEGGMAAPVQEIFRRQGVPVLARDVGCDYFLGQLRPGSDADEVVVIGPVTPLFRRSDSLPGRGLTALRSLGGLEREPMLRDHRWAGAPLMPMTAAVGWGLHTVESARAGARPVVACTGFRIRRGLYFDGSQPEQAVVRVVPDPEEAATDARVTVHTVGDDQEAQARYEGGFRCTDRAPDAPRLELPPYVISDEPHPAYAEGFLFHGPTLRGLRNVLAEEDGRLVLAARLPDHPLAHGAYAGALYSPGPADLLLQTAALLGRRHHEDGCAPVSVERVELFTPLPDDEPFAIVAELESATVLDVRCTVTACTPEGLVHQRWSGLTLVGLSKEQMVDRMTAPGRRASAGGRA
- a CDS encoding 3-hydroxyacyl-ACP dehydratase; this translates as MTGSGTTDALGFEGVPLAELYGGSDAVPPGGSGTATPTEPALRMARHVQRAHAAVLEAHRAISARQALLAGTGASPGPRDDPGAWARLGGAFVVLRAGAARLPDAAAPGVYEVTWRGQVPAEPTGLHARLAGPGATDPCCLVHDGDRRLVASIVRSAPGRSQPELTQRHISAVPAEFRPLALSAVHRLSAAGLDALAAGDIAGVFGDAFDQGGLEPEDLPEPWPARLLEDITIEPGGGPYGHGLLVATARTEAGRDTAPVWPWLVAAATEVLRVYVFHQGVHLCLPGARVRPVADRPTRIEVLDPAALRAGALRFTVEVTGIGLAPRPYATADCEVTAAGRTVARLRDIGVTVRERPGADVLPHPERTGCRRAASGSRAVVNELHLAHAAEGDPAEVFAAFGARPTATSTRPRLPRGGLRMVDRCPRAEIGPAPDRTGGRLTAEYDVPADPWYCRESGDTAMPPFALMEMALQPLGLLGGLSGMTWEYPEQDFVCRNLEGRATLLREADPRAATVGQKAVLRSSVPLPGAVIQRSDFELSIDGEAFHVGEATHGYFTAEVLGTQQGLDGGAYVAPWLERRSASPVGARRLDPRADARPGSGRLALLDDVVVVPGGGDHGAGYVWCDRPVRDDDWFFDQHFAHDPVLPGSIGVQMLFQAVQACAVHTGLVDHLPSPRFTLAVGEELRWSYRGQILRHHRRVRGEAHLREVRREHDRLLVRADGSVWRDDLRIYQVDNIALTVRSGAGREAAR
- a CDS encoding PfaD family polyunsaturated fatty acid/polyketide biosynthesis protein, producing MTVHHDADGVYAVLSALDLPCYVVAVGGRVGATHDRPGPGSATSLLAAAGPLPPHRLGSAAFARHHGVRSAYMAGAMAGGISGEDLVVALSRAGHLASFGAAGLPEARLGAALGHLQERLGAAPYACNLIHSPMAPEAERTCVDLCLRHRVRCVEASAFVQLTPPLVRYRVTGLRAGPDGGVRAGHRVIAKISRPETAELFLRPAPDALVAELLARDEITAEQATLARAVPMADDITVEADSGGHTDRRPLTVLLPAVARLRDRLGRPHPGGEPVRLGAAGGIGTPRAVAAALALGADYVVTGSVNQASVEAGTSPAVKRLLAEAGLADCVMAPAADMFEQGVTVQVLGRGTRFPSHAGRLYRLYRDHPGLEALPAVEGRRLERTFKMPVDAVWQETAEYLKAHHPDRLARARQDPKHRMALVFRWYLAMASRWAIAGVDDRAEDWQIWCGPAMGAFNDWTAGSALAAPEHRHVTVVADHLLRGAAYHRRLDQLRAAGVRIPGGCAEYRLPPVPVPRAAGARGTAPRARR